From the Hemicordylus capensis ecotype Gifberg chromosome 1, rHemCap1.1.pri, whole genome shotgun sequence genome, the window AGCATTCTCCCAAGACACAGAAGACTTTAATGAGCATGTGTAatgatcaggcagtaacagcctttcctgtcctgtaaagagtgaaccggaagtgtaccctgtcctgactgactggctagggatcagccacccagcacatggtgggtgggacctagagggccatgaggcaggaagagaagcatgTCTTTGTTTAGAAGCAGCTAGGTGGGAGGTGAGAGAGGACAGGTGGAAGGCTTCATGAGGAGCAATGGAATTTTGCTGCTTCATGGTcaacagctagcctggagaattgtcgtatggaaggacatctgcacatccttgagagacagaattgcaggaagcttgaattttcTCCTGGAGTTtgtggtgagttcaagggggaaggaagccagggcttctggaaatttagtctagggaactgTTTGCTAGTCAGTGTCAGAAACTTATCTTTCTTTTTGTGTACTGTGCTTATCCCTGCTATTGTTCTAAGTTTGTCTgtctgtaatgtaactaagctcAGAAATGCTGAGCCTGCACCCAACTAACCAACAGGGAGTTGTGAATGACTCTGTAAACTGTAAAAAGGGCTTTTGGATTTTCCTACATCTCTACTCCTGGCAACAcaggggtgctttttgaaatacagtagtccctcgacctacgaactactcgacaaccaacgttttcgacttacgaatgacaaaaaagaccggaagtcgttggcggtttagatttggcttcctcgacttacgaattattagatgcggtttcctcgacttactaatgtttccagacctccgtgggtgcgcttttcgacctacgaaaatttcgacttacgaacgtccattcggaacggattaactacgtaagtcgagggaccactgtagtctTGCAACTGCTgggtgtttcttttacctgtaactaaaagctgagagagcctcagatggaaactgtctgtagtattttgaataaagtttttctaaaatctttttgttctttgcattttacctgcctctgagtggatttttaactcaggaaaggggattttactctggtgcaacacgTCTCAAGaatgattgctcagcaactctaccaagtactctcaccacgtgtaagctgcACGTGGagtgtttttgtacttttccaataagAAGAGAAGGAGAATCTCCATGGAATTCCACCCTAATCacagcagtggcggggggggggggacgcgaCACATACAAAACTGTATGAATGTACAGTTATTACATGTTATGTTCCATGCATGTACAGTAACATACTTCCGATCTGTATCCTGCACTTAAGGGGGGCTATCCCCAAGTTCATTTTTAACAATGCATGTACACAGAGCCATGCACATGTATGCAGATACCTGTACACCTGTACAATGCCAATATCTCTGCAGGGCTACTATGGCCCTCCAATGCTTGTTTCTATATTAATAATTAAATtagtcttggagagctgctactaatactgagctagatgcaacACTGGTATAAGACAACTCCTAATGTTCCTAAATGATTAAGTGTGGGCATAGATGGTTAGAGATCCAGTAGTCCTCCCGTTGAGTAAATCTTGATTTTAAGCTAATTTAGTTGCTTTAGTTAAATCAGTTTATATAATCCCAGTTGGATTGCCAAATTGATTTATGGATGATCAGGCTGTAAACACAAGTGGCCAGCCTATGGCAAACATGCCACAAGTGGCACAGGCAGCCGAGCTTGGTGGCACACAGAGGTGGGGGCAGGAGCTCCGGAGTCCAGTCATGGCATTCCAGCCTGCCTCTCTGTGCTGCAGGCTGCTCTTTGGCTTGGCTGACTAGAAGCAAAACCACACCAGGCCACAAGGGGGTGCCATATCACATGAGTGCACCAGAGTACCAGAATATCATCCTTTTAGATTCAGGTAGTAAGTAGCACACTTGACAAAAAAAATTGGCCACCACTTACAAAAGTTAACCCTCTTTCAAAAGAGGAAATGGGACTTAATACCAGTAGCACGGACAAAGAAAAGGAACaactataaaataaaaataaaaatcgcAGTGACAGTTTATCTTCCAATCTCCCCAGCTCACAAAACACTCCAGGTTTTTCAGTCATGTAAAAATAAGTGTGGCATACATTAAAATAATAGTGACATTAAAAGGTGCTGCCTTATACTTTTTTTGATCCATATTTTTCATGTCATAGTATAAGTCACACaacccatcaatcaatcaatcaatcaatcaatcaatcaatcaatcaatcaggtcaGGAGCTGTCTTAACTGGTAGGGAAGCAGTCACATGAGTCTACAAAGAGCCATACATGCATATAATAGTAAGAGACTGACTTGACTCCCATAGGATTACAGTGGATGTAAGAGATCAATGATCATTGTCTTAAGTCGCACACATGCTAATGGCTTCCAAGCCCTCACCATATGGCCTTCCCTTGCTGCGATATAGCACATGCGGCCCCCACTGAAGAACGTTCCATTTGCTGACCCAAATGAAGACAGTGCCACGGCCAAGGAGATCAACCATACCCAGTTGCCCAGAACTTTGTTCCTAAAGAGGGGAAATAGGAGAGAATTATGGCAAGATGGCTGAGAACGTAAACCAGCCTTGTTTTGTTAAGTCACACTTAATTAAGGAGTTGGTGTTGCTAGAAAGGTGGTCCATTGCTTTAGTTCTATGCCTAGAATTGTGCACCTTTACACTCGGATCAACGTTCTGCCAAAGGGCGGAAGTGACTGGAGATCCTTGAGTTTCACTAGGAGAGTCAGGAAGGCAAGATCTCCCTGAAGGTTTAGTGAGCAGCTGTCCCACCTGAGACTGCAGGTAGCTCCCTGGGTCCTTAccatcttctagagcagggctgctcaactttggccctcctgtagatgttggcctacaactcccataatccttgggttttgacccctgtggctggggattatgggagttgtagtccaaaaacacctgggagACCAAAGTTGAGTATGCCTGTTCTAGAGCATAGTTTCCCAACATGCTGTACACAAACCCCTTATGCAAGGCACAAGCAGGTGGTACAGGATGGAGCGAGGGGGGAAAGAAGTCCAgcaaggaggatggagagaggagTGCCTGTTTGCCTTTCCTGCTTGGTCTACTGCTGGTTACTGTCTGGAATTAGTCTTGCTCTCTTCTTTTGTCTCTCTCATGCCCTCTTTTCCAGTTTTTCAATCCTGGCCCCTCTTCTCTCAAAATGATGGCAAAACGCTTGGCACACTGTGCAGTGCACAGCACTTTATCTTTCAGAGTAATAATTTGGCATGCTGTGCTTTGAATGGCACTGGCCTCAGCCCTCCTGGCTTTGGCCAATATCACCTCTAGCCCAGATACATGCTCAGGTTGTGCACGCTGGAGCAGAAGGTGACAACCCTTCCCACACTAGATTGGACATCTGTCATATCATAGCCCTAGATACACAATCTTTCTTCCAACATATGGCACACATTACTGTAAAGACAAAATGTGTCTTTACACTGTGATCCTCTCCCAGTGTGACACCCCCTCCCCAGAAATTAGGGGGTGTTTGCTCTTTAAAAGATTGAGAAACACTATTCTAGAGGAGTCAAGTGGGCAGGTTCTGCCTGGCCATTTAATAGACAGTTTAGGCTggtgaataacaacaacaacaacaacttatgtTAATTAAAGCAAGAGGAACAAACATTATTCACTTGAATAATGACCAATTTAAAAGATGTAttcaagaaacaaacaaatgcataaaAAGATGTCTTCTACATCTTCTTGGGTAGGTCATTCAGATTTCCCTTTCACTAGTCTTGTACTGGTTTATTCCCCACTTCAAGCCTGACAAAGATGATTTCATCTTTACATGTATTAAAACACATCCTAACATTTTGTTTTCTCTGTTCCTCAACTAGTTGTGCCAATACTGCAACTGGGAGATAAGAGACAAGAGAGCTGACCCCACTTTGCACCTCACTGGTGGTCAATTGTTTTAAAGAAAGGTCACCTTCCCTAGATAACATCTAGATAGACATTTAACTTTCAATACAAAAGGCTGCATCTCTGGCGTGTGGAGCCATCATTCAGTCTACAGACACATTTTGTCTCTAGAAATTGCTCTCAGAGATCAgatctaaaggctgggcttcCTGTTCAGCACTCGTCTTGATACTGGTAATCCTAGCCCTATATGCTctgaaggaagtcccactgatttcatagaagcatagaattttagagttggaagggaaccCAGAGGTTTTGCAGTTCAGCCCTGTTTGTAAAAGAATTTgttacagcatctctgacagacaGCCGTCCAACCGTATATTTCTAACCAGGGGATCCTGAACATGTGTACTGACAATATTGAAACTTACCTTCAAACAATAGATTTAGGATAGGTGTGCAAGAAATCATGTTGATAATCCCAGCCCAAGAAAGCATTTTGTACTTGCGTTAGGAGTGTATAAtgtaggggcatagctataattgagcagatgggttcaaagaaccagacCCCCCCTTCcatttccacccctccctattttcttcattacctacctcactctgaggggccgttGGGGAGAAGGGCGGACACAGGCCCCTTGCCTGCTAGCTACGCCCCGGTATAATGGTGATAtgttgtaacccctgctaactgggcaaagagacgcctttttaatgtggtgattatctttatttagcagggggagagtaagtggccagctggtggcatggtgtgtacctgccacaccaaaaaaatgctctttcctccccagcctcactgactgttttcacttaacattttataacctgcctcccttgacttctgcaatcccaccccccaaattttgaggctggctacaggcctgactgaccctatccaccccccagcacagtacctccagtgactgttgctgacatctatcttacatttccttttagactgtgggccctttggggacagggatccatcttatatatttatttgttgtttctctatgtaaaccactttggaaactttagttgaaaagcagtatatacactgatgttgttgttgtccccccccccaatggtgcTAGGGATAGTATTCTGCCACTtactgtaaataaaataaaactatgttTGTATATCTTCTGTATAGCTCTTATGGCCTATCAGGCGTTCCATATTATCAGCCCACCCCAACTCGTGAATTTCACAGCTGTTTAGGCTTTTTGCGCTTTTGAACTACACAGAGTGAAAGTGGCCGATTGCCAAGTGGGTGCCCTACAACCGGCTGGTGACATGACAACAATGAAAAGATCTTATTGTCAGCCAAAGTCTCATTTCATGTATACAAATAGGTGCTCAACTTGATAAGTAAATAAGGAGCAGCAAAAAtacaaaaactaaactaaaacaaaaaacaaagaagccCTGCTCTACGCCTACTCTGAGAACAAAAGGGCACAGCAAGCATCATGTTACAGTTGCTAATGTTACACTTCCTGATGTGTCCATGACCTCCCACTCCTCCATCTGCTCCAGGAGATAAGCCCTTCTGCTGGAAGTACCATCTGGtagtcccctcccctccctgctctgctgtCTTGCCCTGGCTCGGCACACAGGAACGAAAAGGTTAATCAGGCACAAGAAGGAGCAGGGCTtttaagggggggaggggaggagaatagTGGCAGAGGAAAAGCCCTAACAAATAATTCAGTAATCCGGGGTGATAGGCAAGGAAGTGCAAAGAAAGGTCATTGTGACACAGTAGTTCAATAGGATCTGCCACTTGTCTCAGTAggctgagaggagaggagagctggtcttgtggtggcaagcatgacttgtccccttagctaagcagggtccaacctggttgcatatgaatgggagacttgatgtgtgagcactggaagatattccgctcaggggatggagccgctctgggaagaggagaaggttccaagttcctgccctggcatctccaagatagggttgagagagagagattcctgcctgcaaccttggagaagccgctgccagtctgtgaagacaatactgagctagatagaccaatggtctgacttggtatatggcagcttcctatgttcctaggctgaTACTGATCTTTTCATCTTGAGCTGTCAAGCACGTGAAGGTGTATTTATATAAATACGGTAAAATAAAGGGGTGGGCTTcctattcaatcccagcacagcatcctcttAGTGACTATaacttgctggtgtctaccttttgtttctttctagactatgagccctttggggacaggggatcattttcttattctttttctatgtaaagtgctttgaaaacTCTTTGTTGGAAGCAGTATATAactttaattaataataataacaaataaataatgattaataataattataataataataattcatgtatgtatgcatgcatgcatttagtTTCTATTACACCTTTTGATTCAGAAGGATCTCCAAGACAGGTTGCACCAAATAATAAGAAAGAACCATATTAGGGCAGTCTCTATTCCCTCCGTCATGTTGCATTGCTCTGGGATAGCATATCCTCTTCCGAAGAACCCAGTCCTTACTAAGTCATTGTGGCTGTTAACATACTAAAATGTTCCTTTGCAAATGAGAGTGTTTAGTTTTTTATTCAAAACTCTAAGCAACATTATTTATCTATTAATTTGCTTATTACTAAGATAACATATTCTACCTTTCCTTCTCCAAAGAgctgaaagagaggagagctggttttgtggtagcaagcacgacttgtccccttagccaagcagggtctgccctggttgcatatgaatgggagactagaagtgtgagcactgcaagatattccgctcagggaatggagccacaattctgggaagagcagaaggttccaagttccttccctggcttctccaagataggcttgagagagactcccacctgcaaccttgcaaaagccgctgccagtctgcgaagacaataccgagctagatagaccaatggtctgactcagtatattgcagcttcctatgttactatgttgttcctatgtcccattagctaagcagggtccaccctggttgcatttgaataggagaccacatgtgagcactgtaagatattcccttgaggggatgaagccgctctgggaagagaagaaggtttcaagttccctccctggcttctccaagatagggctgagaaagattcctgcctgcaaccttggagaagccactgccagtctgtgtagactataccaagcgagatagaccaatggtctgactcagtagaaggcagcttcctatgttcctatgttccaaacagGAGGTGTTCAAAATGACTTACAAATCTAAAACCATAAAACATACAGTATAAGGCATGTGGGATAATATGCAAATTGAACCCTGCCTTTGGCTGAGGTGTGCCTAAAATTAACATCTCTGGGCCTGCTGATGCCTAGTGATTAACTTTATTTGATAGCTCTCTGTATGGTAGGATATGTTCCTATATCTTTTAAATCTCACTCAACATAATGGTCTCATCTCATCTCCCCTACACACACCCatgtttgcagcagcagcagcagcaacaacacctTCACTGCACAATTTGTATATTTGCTGAAGTAggctcttcctttaaaaaactAAACACGTCATATCACTGTTCAGGCTTCTAAGTGACACAGGACACTTGGTTGTTTTTGCAACAATAAGCTAACATCACTACTGTTCTGGAATTGACTGGTGTTGTCATACCAACTCTCCATTTATTGTTATTACATATATCTCTGTCCAGGATTGTAAGACACCTGGAATCTGGCTTTAGGCTTCTTCTGCCTGCTGAAGAAATTCAGACTGATATCAAAAACGGACATGTAAGAGTTGGGTCGCTCGAGCTCCCAAACTCATTTTGCCTGGTGAAGAGTTCAAGGAAATTAAAAAAAGCCCTTACAATATCTAATCTATCTAATTGTCAGGAGCAGCCCAAGGTACTGCAGCTCCTGAGATAAAGTAGGAAAtgctgagactgttctcatgagcagccaagaccaggctagggcagctaagcccttGGTTGCTGGTGGGAACCACTAGGAGGCATGCAGCTCCCGGCTGCGCCTCCGAGACAAACCcggctaagaagccaggctcttaaatgaggttcagggaacgagcactcccttaaccccatttcaaTGACCATGTGCCAGCACTGGCTACTGTCAgctggtgctgaaacactgaGGGGCGCCTGCTAGTCACTGGGGGGGATCCTCGCAATGTAccgtgcactcacgtggtgcattgtgggatttctgggggttgGGATGAGTCCCGGTCTCAGAGCATCCCcacctgctccatgctgcacagagcagggttgattgtgtgggagtgcagaGTACGCTCTGCTCCCACCAGGAGAACGATgacggccggggggggggggaggcaaggctggggaagccttccccccaccactcACCCAGTAGGTCGTGTGAAGTCCCAGGTCATCTTGTCCCAGGACCCTGGTGGGGGCTAGACCCCCGTTCAGATCCAACTCTTGCAAGCTCTGAAAATATGCATGGGAAGCACAGTAGGTAGTGAGGAGGGAAGACtgtcagcagcctcctctcctctcctctccatgtgcttcttgcaaaatttgcaaggagtatgaggagaggcactcccttcccaagtttgcaagggtcagacaGATCCCCCAAAGCTGCTCCAATGGTGACCATAGGGGGCATCTTGTTACCCTTACAGTGTCCCCCCCCAATAAACTGCCACCAGAGGCAACGGCCTCCCCCCTTGCTTGATGAAAGGCAACCATCCCTGATAGTTGTACATGCCTTTGCTCCACCAtacatgctttaaaaaataacctcaatatgacaaaataaaaacatatgtGAGGTTGGGTGACCCAAGCAAaccatgataggaacataggaagctgccagatactgagtcagaccattggtctatctagctcagtattgtcttcacagactggcagcggcttctccacagttgcaggcaggaatctctctcagccctatcttggagaagccagggagggaacttgaaaccttcttctcttcccagagtggctccatcccctgagcggaatatcttccagtgctcacacttctagtctccctttcatatgcaaccaggttagaccctgcttagctaaggggacaagtcatgcttgtgttgctaccacaagaccagctctccactctaaGGAATCACTTTGATATGTGTCTCCAGTTGCATTACTCAAAATGCTAGTTAGCATTTccaggcccctctgacaacccaGTATCTGAATTTCTTCCTGAGTTTTGTTTGAAAGAGCATACACTTGAGATATTTATGCAAATGCATATATGTCTAGTGGAGTGTATCTCTCTTGAGATTTAGAGAGGGGATGGAAATGTGAGTGAGTATTCAACTGTAGCAAGTTGAACCACCACTACCAAATGTAACCATGTGCTAAAATTATAACAATGAAGACTCAGTAATGTACAATTGTAACAGAAAAGTCACTTCCATGGAGAATTTCAAGAGGAATAGCAGCTGTGTGGCAACCAAAGAGTCTCATGCCACCTCCAAGACAGGAATGCATTAATCTTTAAGGGATTTCaagattctttgttgtttttcatGCAAAACATAGAATGTAGGTGTGAAAGAACTGTACAATAGATGACCTATTGTACAATAAGTCTACAATAGGTGGCTAGGCAAATAAGCCTTTCAGAAGCATAGCTTACCCCCATGTAATTGCTACAGCACCTGAAGACAGCAGTTCAGCAGGACTCATGGCTGCAAAGTAGCTCACATTTACCAGCAGGTAAAAGCATGTAACCAGAGGAATAGCAATCATCATTGCCTTTGGCAGGttcacctggagagagaggaaggaagggtaTGCAATAATGTGTGTGTTTATAGGCCCGCAAGACCTACCCTGCAGTTATGGTATGAGCCTTTCTCAGCATTCTATCATTATACAGTCTGAAAGTCCTATTCATTATAAATATACAGATATAGCTGCATGCCATTTCTGATAATAGAACTCTATATTTAAACTCTTTACTGAGAATTAACACAGGCATTtgtgcacacacaggcacatgaagtaaaaaaaaaaaaatcagagaattGGGGGTTGGGGATAACCAGAAGACATGTCATACATGGGCACTAGTTAAAATAGTTATGTAGTTATGTAATATTGTATTACatatataatattattaatattacaaatatattaaattatATTGAACCAGTGCAAACGAGCCaacttgcagatgatacaaaacaGCTCCCAATATAGTATATTTTCCATGCTGTTCATTTGCAGTGGTTCAATATCATGCTGTTAATATATTTAAAACTATATATTCAGTAAGCCATTGGACCTGGCTGCATCAGAGGAAGAGGTGAAACAGTGAGGTCCCAGTGAGGACAGTGAAATCAAATGCCATTTGTCTTCTATAGTGGCCAAGTTCCTGTATCTGCTTATTTTTCTCCTCCTGTCCTACTTATATTGGGTCATacaaatgtaggaagctgccataaactgagtcagaccattggtccatctagctcagtatttgcttcacagactggcagtggcttctccaaggttgcaggtgggagactctctcagccctatctggagatgcctgggagggaacttggaaccttctgcatacaagcatgcaggtgttcttcccagagcagcctcatcccctaaggcaggggttgggaaccttggccctccagctgttgttgaactacaactcccatcatccccagcttgggatggtggaagttgtagttcaaaaacagctggagggccaaggttccccacccctgccctaaggggagtatcttacagtgctcacacaggtagtctcttattcaaatgcaaccagggtgggccctgcttagcaaagaggacaagacTACTACAAGGCCAGCAACCCTAGTACCTATTTTATTGGATGCGACTTGGGTATTTGGAATAATAGAATTATAGagttgggagggaccttggaggtcttcaaacTCCTGCTCAGTGCTAGAATCtgcaacagcatccctgacaggcaactgctaaacagaagagaaccccacttttaaaagtccctctttgcttagttagctggGGACTATATATTATAAAaatctctttatttatttctcctaggcgtacccatcgctaatcccatgtgtggcagctctcacgagagttcatgagcagctgccaattagcaatggggatggaagaaaatagggatgccggccGCCTGTGGGTGGCTGGGCGGCGGGAGCAGGCGGTGGCAGGCCAGCCCCGCCACTAGGAGCAGCAGGCGGCAGTGGGCCGGCCGGTGGGAAcaggtggcggtgggccagccCAGCCACGGGGAatgagcgggtgggtgggaggaggaggtggcgggccggttttctggctggcctgccagccagaaaccatgggaggggggagaagaagacagCTGCTCCCACCAGCAGGAGGCTGGTCGCCGGGAGTAGCAGGTggcggtgggctggcctggccaccaagaatttggcgggtgggtgggcgggaggaggtggcaggccagttTTCCAGCTGACCCACCTACCAGCCAGAAACCGCGGGTGGAAGGGAGGAGAAGCCggggggggagtgggtgggggggggaagcaggctggCCGGGCTGGTGGAGACTCAGCAGCTCTGTGCCTGGCTCAGCTAGTATAaaatattagggatatgcacCTCCTGAGAGGCAGGGgagtcctttaaggggcagggagagtgcccttacctgccctgtCCCTTTCTCCCCACCGGCAGTCTCCCCAAAAGTTTTGGCGCCTCCAGTTtacctctgaaccagctcaaaggCCCGACTTTCAAACCGGGtcggcgctccagaaaaggagcgttgaaccggttcatgcacatccctagaaaatatATACACATCAGTATGTTATCTCAGAggcgcacctagataattttggatccCCTccaactgcaagttaagcatcacccccacacacacagtatttttaacccatgggttcttgagggtacaaacagcaactgaactcacaagaatgtaaaaatataaaaagcaggtatatttatgcaaatatgcactagcagaaacatttcaacatgcagcttcatatattcccatcccacatatttcgcccccccctcctccctccatctctaaagcacctggcccaggtcataatcacacttgaccacccagcacagtgcaggccagtggcacaggaccacaccacccaagacagactaaggaggatttgggggcccccaggcggtgtggaggccctggacttcagcctggatgTCCAGGGGTACGAGCGCCTCTGTGTTATCCAtctgtatatatagatatattttaaagaaatggttCACTCACTTCAGGCTTCTTAATTTCCTCAGTCACATAATTCAGGTTGTTCCATCCATCAAAAGACCAGAGTCCCTGATAAAATGCAATTCCAATCGCCCCAGCCCCCGATCTTGTATTTTGAAAGGCATTCTGGAAACTTTGAGTTTGCCCATTAGCAAGTAGAACCACTCCTCCCACCACGATGACCAGTAACGCCAATAGCTTGGCCACTGTAAATATGTTCATAAGAGAAGTGGCCAGCCTCACACTGAGACAGTTGACCAGACTTAAAAGCAGGATGCAGGCTGCAGCTGTGCATTTGACCACCACCTGTGGCGAAGAGCATCCAGGATAAAAGGGAGCCACAGCATATTCAGCAAAGCTCAAGGAGACAGCGGCCACACCGGCAGGCCTCACCACAATGACAGAGGTATATGCAAAAAGAAAAGCAGGAAGTGAGCCAAAATTCCTCAGAATGTAGATATATTCTCCTCCAGACTCTTTAATAATAGTTCCCAGTTCAGCATATGACAAGGCCCCA encodes:
- the LOC128336943 gene encoding b(0,+)-type amino acid transporter 1-like, which codes for MRQRRTNSPGSTVQLNERTEILRLKREIGLTSAVSLIAGTMIGSGIFMSPEWVLRNIGSPAGSLIIWAACGLLATFGALSYAELGTIIKESGGEYIYILRNFGSLPAFLFAYTSVIVVRPAGVAAVSLSFAEYAVAPFYPGCSSPQVVVKCTAAACILLLSLVNCLSVRLATSLMNIFTVAKLLALLVIVVGGVVLLANGQTQSFQNAFQNTRSGAGAIGIAFYQGLWSFDGWNNLNYVTEEIKKPEVNLPKAMMIAIPLVTCFYLLVNVSYFAAMSPAELLSSGAVAITWGNKVLGNWVWLISLAVALSSFGSANGTFFSGGRMCYIAAREGHMPDILSMAHVQCLTPSPALIFTSVVSLIMIIPGSFSQIVNLFSFTAWLFYGTTIAGLLYLKIKKPELPSSYKVPIIIPILFLVASIYLVLAPIIDQPQIEFLYVILFIFSGILFYFPLVRYKLHPTFLRKFTLHLQLLLEVAPTEKDVN